In Streptomyces venezuelae, the sequence TGCGCGTCCGGCAGGGCGTCCGCCATCGACTCCAGCAGCACCCGGCCCAGCAGCATCGGCGCGCACGCCGTGTCGAAGGCCAGGCCGGTGCCGACCTGCGCCGGGATCAGCAGGTCCGAATGGCGGGCCACCGGGGCGAAGGCCGAGTCGGCGACCGTGACCACGGTCAGGCCGGCCCGCCGCGAGCGTTCCAGGGTGTCCACGACCTCCCTGGGGTGGCGGGGCAGCGCGAAGCAGAGCAGCGCCGTGGCCCCCTCGTAACGCGCCGCGTCGATCCGGTCCTCCATCATCGAGCCGCCCTCGTCGATGAGCCGTACGTCCGGGTGGACCTTCGACGCGAAGTACGCGAACCCGCGCGCCTGGGAGGACGCCGCCCGCAGACCGAGCACCAGCAGCGGGGTCGAGGCCGCGAGGAGCCGGCCCGCCTCCTGGACCGGCGCCGGATCGGCGAGCATCGCGGCCAGCTGCCGCAGGTTCTCGATCTCCCCCAGGACGGCCTGCTGGTACTCGTTGTACGAGTCCTCGTGCGCGGCCTCGGGCCGCTCGGCGGGGGCCACCTCGCGCAGGTGGCGGCGGAGCGCGGGATATCCGTCGAAGCCCAGCGCCACGGCGAACCGGGTCACCGAGGGCTGGCTCACCCCGGCCAGTTCCGCGAGCTCGACGCTCGACAGGAAGGGCACCTCCGCCGCCCCGCGCACCATGCAGTGCGCGATCCGCCGCTGGGTCGGCGTCAGCCGGTGCCCCTCGAACAGCTTCTGCAGCCGCGCGGCCGGGCTGTCACTCATCCCGTCCCCTCCGTCCCGGTGAGATATTCAGTCACGGAGCACTCTGCATGCGCTTATGCAGCGGAGCAAGCCGTGCCCGCGATCCGGATAGGGGTGCTAGCCCCAGTGCCGGGGCCCGCCGGGGTTCCTACGGTGAGGGCATGGACGCGCACACCCGAGAGCTGAAGAAGGAATTCGACGCGACGATGGACGCCCGGCGCGAGCTGGGTCCGGAGTACGAGGCCGCGCTCGTGGACTCGTTCGTCGAGAAGGTCGACACGCAGGTCCGGCGCCGGCTCGCGGAGGAGCGCCTGTCCGCCGCCCGCGGTGACGGCCGGGCGGCGTCCGCCGCCCCGGGGGACGGGAACTTCGGCGAACGCTTCGGCTTCGCGGTCATCACCCTGGTGCTGGCGATCCCGCTGTCGGCCATCGCCGCCACACAGGCGCGGCTGCCGGGGCTGATCGTCACCTGGGTGGGGATCGTCGGCGTGAACTTCATCCACGCCGCCCGCCTCCGGCGCGGTCGGCAGGCTCCCCGGGACTGATGCCCGTACGCCGGTGCGGCGCCGCCGCGGGGGCGAGTGAGCCGAAGGGGCGCGCCGGGGAGCGAGGGCGAGCGCGCGGAGGAAACCGTGAGGCACGAGCGGTTTCCGAGCACGTACGCCGCGTCACGAGCCGGCACGAGGCGCCACGGAGGCGTACCGAGCCCGCAAAAACGGGAACGCGCGGGGACCGCCGCACCCTCGGTCGCCCGAGGGGCGGGACGACGGCGGTCCCCGCGAAGGACACGGCCGGGTCAGGGCCGTCCGCGTCCGTGGCGTACGCGAGGTCCGGGAGCCGCTCCGGAGGTACGCACACGCCGTTCCGTGGTGCCGGCCGGGTCCCGGTCTCCCGGAGCTCCCTGCCGACGAGAACCACTGTGCCGGAGCCGTGTTAAGCGGGTGCTGCCGTCACGTGTCATGCCCGTACCGATTGCGCGAAGGCCGCGCCATCGGACGGGTACCCGGGGTGGAGGCGGGCGGTGGGTCCGCGCCTCCTCCCCCGAGCGGGCCGCGGGCTACTTCGGGGACTTGGCCAGGAAGGCCAGCAGGTCCTGACGGCTCACCACACCGGTGGGCTTGCCCTCGACCAGCACGATCGCCGCGTCCGCCTCGCCGAGCACCGACATCAGCTCGGACACCGGCTCGCCGGAGCCGACCTGCGGCAGCGGGGAGCTCATGTGCTTCTCCAGCGGGTCGGTCAGGGAGGCGCGCTGGGCGAACAGCGCCGCCAGGAGCTCCTTCTCGACCACGGAACCGATGACCTCGGCGGCCATCACGTCCGGGTGACCCGCGCCCGGCTTGACGATCGGCATCTGCGAGACGCCGTACTCGCGCAGGACCTCGATGGCCTCGCCGACGGTCTCCTCGGGGTGCATGTGGACGAGGGAGGGGATGCCGCCCTCCTTGTCGTTCAGCACGTCGCCGATGCGTGCGGCGGGGCCCGCCTCCTCCAGGAAGCCGTGTCCCGCCATCCACTCGTCGCTGAAGATCTTGCTGAGGTAGCCGCGGCCGCTGTCCGGCAGCAGGACGACGACCACGTCGTCCGGGCCGAGGCCCTCGGCGGCCTTCAGCGCCGCGACGACCGCCATGCCGCAGGAGCCGCCGACGAGCAGGCCCTCCTCCTTGGCGAGGCGGCGGGTCATCTGGAAGGAGTCCTTGTCGGACACCGCGATGATCTCGTCGGTCACGTCCGGGTCGTAGGCCGTCGGCCAGAAGTCCTCACCGACGCCCTCGACCAGGTACGGCCGGCCGGAGCCGCCCGAGTAGACCGAGCCCTCGGGGTCGGCGCCGATGACCTTGACCTTCCCGCCGCTGACCTGCTTGAGGTAGTTGCCGGTACCGGAGATCGTGCCGCCCGTGCCGACACCCGCGACGAAATGGGTGATCTTGCCGTCCGTCTGGTCCCACAGCTCGGGGCCGGTGGTCTCGTAGTGCGAACGGGGGTTGTTCGGGTTGCTGTACTGGTCGGGCTTCCAGGCGCCGGGCTCGCGCGCGAGGCGGTCGGACACGTTGTAGTACGAGTCCGGGTGCTCGGGGTCGACGGCGGTCGGGCAGACCACGACCTCGGCGCCGTACGCGCGCATCACGTTGATCTTGTCCATGGACACCTTGTCAGGGCAGACGAAGATGCACTTGTAGCCCTTCTGCTGGGCCACGATGGCGAGTCCTACACCCGTGTTGCCGCTGGTCGGCTCCACGATGGTGCCACCGGGCTTGAGGGCTCCGCTCTGCTCGGCGGCCTCGATCATCCGTACGGCGATCCGGTCCTTCACGGATCCACCGGGATTGAAGTACTCGACCTTCGCAAGGACGGTGGCCTGCAGGCCTTCGGTCACACGGTTGAGCTTCACCAGCGGGGTGTTGCCGACGAGGCTGATCATCGAGTCGTGGAATTGCACCATGTTCTCCAAGGAGGGGACTCCACGGGTTCTCCGGGAGGTCCGGCCAGAGTATGCCGAAAGGGATTGGCCGACCGTCCGTACGGGGCAGGTAGGGGTCAACGAGGACCGAGGAGGTGGCCTGAAGGATGTCCAGGGCGAGAACAGCCCGCCGGATCGCGGCGGGGGCAGCGTACGGCGGAGGCGGGATCGGACTGGTCGGGGCCGCCGCGGTCGGGCTGGTGGTGGCCGAGATGCAGTTCGCGAGGCGGGCGGTCGGGTCCGGACTGCCCGAGCCACCGCGTGCCGACGGGCTGTACGGGAGCGAGTTCGGCGGGCCGGAGCA encodes:
- a CDS encoding cystathionine beta-synthase; translated protein: MQFHDSMISLVGNTPLVKLNRVTEGLQATVLAKVEYFNPGGSVKDRIAVRMIEAAEQSGALKPGGTIVEPTSGNTGVGLAIVAQQKGYKCIFVCPDKVSMDKINVMRAYGAEVVVCPTAVDPEHPDSYYNVSDRLAREPGAWKPDQYSNPNNPRSHYETTGPELWDQTDGKITHFVAGVGTGGTISGTGNYLKQVSGGKVKVIGADPEGSVYSGGSGRPYLVEGVGEDFWPTAYDPDVTDEIIAVSDKDSFQMTRRLAKEEGLLVGGSCGMAVVAALKAAEGLGPDDVVVVLLPDSGRGYLSKIFSDEWMAGHGFLEEAGPAARIGDVLNDKEGGIPSLVHMHPEETVGEAIEVLREYGVSQMPIVKPGAGHPDVMAAEVIGSVVEKELLAALFAQRASLTDPLEKHMSSPLPQVGSGEPVSELMSVLGEADAAIVLVEGKPTGVVSRQDLLAFLAKSPK
- a CDS encoding MurR/RpiR family transcriptional regulator produces the protein MSDSPAARLQKLFEGHRLTPTQRRIAHCMVRGAAEVPFLSSVELAELAGVSQPSVTRFAVALGFDGYPALRRHLREVAPAERPEAAHEDSYNEYQQAVLGEIENLRQLAAMLADPAPVQEAGRLLAASTPLLVLGLRAASSQARGFAYFASKVHPDVRLIDEGGSMMEDRIDAARYEGATALLCFALPRHPREVVDTLERSRRAGLTVVTVADSAFAPVARHSDLLIPAQVGTGLAFDTACAPMLLGRVLLESMADALPDAQARLEAFDARAAARGLFVE